CTTTCTTCTTATTTCTTTATCTTGTCTCGCGGCACAAATTCCAAAACAGTAGCATTAATGCAAAAACGCTGTCTGCCATCAGGTGCATCGTTAAAGACGTGCCCCAAATGTGCACCTGATTTTTTGGCGATGATCTCTACTCTATGCATACCCCAAGCATTGTCCTCTTTTTGTATGGTAGCGCCATCGACTGCTTTGTAAAAACTTAACCATCCTGAACCGGAATTAAATCTGTCTCGGGTGTCAAAAAGGATCTCTCCCGAGATCTTGTCTCTAAAAACACCATCCCCTGTATGTTTGAACTCATCGTATTTTTTACAAAATCTATTGTCGGTACTTTTGTGAAAAGCCACGTCAAACGCTTTGCTGTCTTTGCCTAGCTTGAATTTTCCCACCATTTTATAGAATTGCTTTTCATTCATGTATCCTACACGTGAGAGTATCTCTTCTCCATCTATGATGAAGAGAACCGTAGGTGTACCTTCTATTTTGGTATGGAGTTTAAAGCCTTTTAACTGGTCTTGATGTACGGTTCTAAGAGGTATCGTTCCTTTGTAATGGTCTGTAACATTCTTTTTGAACTTCTCACAGAAACGACAGTGCTCTGCATCTATCACGACTATCTCTTTGCCACCCAGTGGAGAGATGCTGTCTGTCATGATTTTTTCATTGCTAAACTTCACCTCTGTGGCATGGTTGGGGCAGTAACCGTTTGGATTTTTTTCCAGGTAGTTCTGGTGATATTCTTCTGCTTTGTAAAACTTCTCTAACGGCTTGATCTCTGTGGTGATAGCACCATACCCCGCTTTGTTAAGCAGCTTCTGATACACCTCTTTTGTTGCCAATGCTATCTTCTTTTGTGCATCATTGGTGTAGTAGAGTGCGGAACGATAGTTGTTTCCCTTGTCGTTGCCTTGTCCGTCAGGCTGTGTAGGGTTATGCAGTTCCCAAAAAGACTTGATGAGACGCTCTGTACTGATTTTGCTGTCATCATAGACAACTTCAACAGACTCCGCATGGTTTATAATGCCTCTTTTTGGGTTTCTTCTCTTGAGAACTTCTCTGTATGTGGGGTTTTCATAGTTCCCGCCGGCATACCCTGAAGTTGCCTTTATCACACCATCAAGATGTTCAAAGTGTTTCTCGACACCCCAGAAACATCCTGCGGCAAATACAATGGTTTGTGTCTTGGCTAAAACAGCAACACTAAGAGCTAAAAATAGAATTATTTTTCTAAGATTCGGCATTTAGTACCTCACTGTACTGAATTTTAATTCTTGTCATAAAACTATCCTTTTTCTATAAAGTAATATGCAAGTCTATCCAAACATCTGTGTAGCAGTGTGTACTATCTTGAGGAGGGCATATGCCTCTTACGATTTCGACAATAAAATTGCTTCATTGCGCATTGTTGTATAGACATCTCTCCATCGGCATAAGAAGAAAGCCTAAATGATATTTGAGTTTTGCTTTGAGGTTGAGTGCCATTTTGAGTTTGACTTGTATCACACACCTTCAAAAAGTAGATATGCTATTATTTCCCTAACTTGCTGATAGTCGGTTGAAGCAATTGATATTTGGTTGATATTAAAAAGATATAATGCAGCAATACAGAAAAAGGTAGGCGATGCAAAGGAAAATACTGCTGCTTGAAGATGATCTTCAGCTGAACGATACAGTCAAACAGTTCCTTGAGCACCACCAGTATACTGTTCTGCCCGCTTATAACGGACATCAGGCCAAAGAGATACTTTACGAAACCGAAGTTGACCTGATGCTGCTGGACATTAAAGTGCCGCATCAAAGCGGATTTAACCTCCTCTCGGAAGTACGACAGGAAGGGAACGATACTCCTGCCATTTTCATTACTTCTCTTCACAGTGTCGACGATGTCAGCAAAGGTTTCGATGTCGGATGTGACGACTACATCAGGAAACCTTTTGCCCTGAAGGAACTTCTTGTCCGCATTGAAGCCCAACTCAGAAAACGCTATGGCAGCAGAGACAACCATGTCGATCTGGGTAACGGTCTCAATTATTATCCCAAAGAGTTCAGACTGACATTGGACGGCAATACCATTCCTTTAAAGCAAAAAGAAGCCAAACTGCTTGCGCTCCTGCTCGAACATCCCGATCAGCTTGTCACCTATGACAAGATCCATGCCGCACTCTGGGAGTTCGATGAAGAACCAAGTGCCGGTTCACTGCGCACCTACATCAAAACACTGCGTTCCCATCTGGGAAAAGATCGTATCGAAACGGTCAAAAATATAGGATACCGCTTTGTATCGAAGTGAAAGAAGAAGCCTTTTTCGTTTTCTGGCAATCTATCTGCTCTCAACACTGATACTCTTTACGATCGGAAGTGCCATTTTCTACACCCTCGAAAAACACCACCTCCTAGATAGGCAGCGAGAAGCGATGAAGCATGAAGGAGAGAAAATACAGCATCAGCTTATCCGTCTTCACAAAAGCTTTGAAGCAAAACTTCCCATCCGCGTAAAAGAGCCCTATAAGATCGCACTGCTCGACAAAGATCATACCATTATTTTTTCCAATTTTACGCCTCCAAAGAATATTGATCTCAGGCAGGAGTACCACCTGGTCGACAGGCATATACTCTACATCAAACCCGTTGACCCCTATTATCTTGGTACCGCCTACCTTCTGCTCTGGACACCGGTTGACGGAACAGCCATATCCCATCTGCAAAACATGATACTTCTTTTCATGCTGGGAGCAGGAGCATTTTTTCTGCTGCTGGGCTACTTTCTGGGACGGCTCTTCATAGCGCCCATGCGTGAATCCATCGAAACCATGAACCGCTTCATCCAGGATACAACCCACGAGCTCAATACTCCCGTCAGCACCATCCTGACCAACCTTGAGCTCATCCAGACCCTGCATAAATGTGATGCAAAAGAGGAGATGCAGCGCATTGAGATCGCATCAAAGACATTGAGCCGCATCTACGATGACCTGACCTACCTGAAACTCAACCACCAGTACCATCGCGATATCAAGACAGTTGACCTTTCCAGACTTCTTCAGGAACGACTGGAATACTTTTCCACAGCGATCGAAGCAAAAAAGCTCACTCTCACGATAGACATAAAACCCGGTGTTGTTCTGCATATCGATCATGACGATGCCATTCGCCTGCTGGACAACCTCATTTCCAATGCCATCAAGTATAACCAAAATGAAGGCCGTTTGGACGTTCTTCTGGATGAGAAAAACTTCAGCATAAAGGACAGCGGTATCGGCATCGATCAGGCAGAACTCACTACGATCCACAAACGCTTCAAACGTGCCAACAGCAGCGAAGGCGGCTTCGGCATAGGACTCGATATCGTCTATCAGGTGGTAAAGGCTTATAGCTTTAACATAACAATAGATTCACAAAAAAACAGAGGAACGGAGGTTACTGTCAGATGGGAAAAATAGTATTGATTTTTTTAACTGTACTGATTTCACTGGGTGCCGGTGAGAACACAACGGACAAAGCACTGCAAAAAGAATGTCTACATTGCCATACAGAGCAGCAGATCCCTTCCGGGATAATCTACCGTCGATATCTGCTCAAATACTCTTCCAAAACATTGATCAGAGAAAAAATATTTGCATATCTAAAAGTACCTTCTCCCAAAACATCAATCATGCCGGCTCCATTTTTTAACAAGTTTCTTATCAAAGAAGTATCAAAACTTGACGATGAAACATTGCATCGCATGATCGACAGTTACATCAAACATTTTGATATTGACCAAAAGATCTATATTGTTCCGGAAGAAACCATATAATTGACATTGGGTGTACATTGCACCTCTATGATCCGGTATCCGTTTTCGCTTCAGAAGATATCTCTATCAGAGCACTGAAAATCCTGCCAGGTACAAGAGTGCTTCTGCACCGATCCCGATCAGAAAAATCCACAGGATATTCAGCTGAAAATACCGCACGGCTATCAGCGCGCCCACTGCCCAGATATACGCTGCCGACGATACCAGGCTGATCGTGCCGAGACTCAGTACCACGAAGAAAAGCATCCCGGTAAATGCGGCCAGAATACCCCTGAGTGCTTTCTGGATCAGCACATTCTTTTTGATCTTTTCATACAGTTCCGACATAACGATAGTGTAGAAAAAAGAAGGGTAGAACATACCGACCGTCGCCAGCAGGCTTCCTGTCAGTCCACTTACCTTGTAACCGATGAACGTTGCGGTGATCAGAAACGGTCCGGGTGTGATCTGCCCGAAGGCAATGCCGTCAGTAAACTGCTTCATGGTAAGCCAGTGGTGGGATATGACCGCTTCCTGCTGAAGCAGCGGCATAATGGTCATACCATTGCCGAAGGCTACCGCACCCACTTTGAACATGGAGAGAAGCAAAATGCCCGATTCGTTTTTCCACAACAGGCCCAGCACCATCAGCGCGATAAAAACCGAACCGCTTAGGATAATAGCTGCCAGACGCCACTGCCATTTTCCCGGTATCGGTGCTGTCTCTGTTTCTACATTATTTTTACTGTTAGTGCCTATTTTATCCCGCCAGAAAAGAGCGACTCCCAGCACCATAGCCAGCAGGATAAGCCAGAAAGCATTGATTTTATACAGCATCAGGATAAAGGCAATGCCTGCAAGAAATGCCGTTTTTCCGTCCTGCACATACCGTTTCGAAAAATCGAGGGCAATGTGGACGATGATACCCACCACCATCGCCTCCAACGCAATGAAAAGCGGATGCACCCATCCGACATTTCCATAGTTTAGATAGAGCCAGGAGAGCAGCAGCATCAGAAGATACGAGGGCAGCACAAACAAAAATGTCGCGATCAGCGCACCACCAAATCCTTTGATACGATAAGCGGCATAGGTCGCCAGATTGAACATGATGGGCCCGGGATAGAGCTGCACCATGGCCAGCCCTTCATCCATCTCCTTTTGCGAAAGCCATTTTTTGCCGACAACAAGTGCTTTGAGCTGCTGAAGCATTGCCACACTATACGCAGTCAGACCGATGATCAAAAAGGCCCAGGCCAACTGCAGTACGGAGGGAACAACAGCTGGGGATCTGTTTTTATCTTGCCCTGTATCTGTGTTTGTCCGGTTTTGATCTTTCATTATATCCATACCTGTGTATGATTCACAATATCTTCTCTTGCGATGAAGTCTCCTGTGAGACAACAACCCTGTTCTCAATTTTCAGCACACGGTCACAGTACGGCAGTAGACGCCCGTCGTGGGTGACCATGATGATGGCAACGTTCTGCTCCTGTGCGATCTTTTTAAGCATTTTGACAACACTTACAGAACGCTCTATATCCAAAGCTGCCGTCGGCTCATCTGCAAGAATGATCTGTGGTTTGTTCGCCAGGGCACGGGCAATGGCCACACGTTGGTTCTGCCCACCTGAAAGTTCCGAAGACATCGCATGGGCTTTGTCAGCGATCTCGAAGTACTCCAGCAGTTCCATCGCTGTTTTGTTGGCTTCTTTTTCAGAAACACCGTTGGTCTGGGGTATCAGTGTCACATTCTCGATCACATTCAGAAAAGGGATGAGATAGTGCGCCTGAAAAATGAAACCGATCTTCTCACGGCGTATTTTTCTGGTCTCTTTGGTCAGCCACTGGTTATCGTAAACTTTTTCATCACCCAGCCAGACAGTACCGCTCGTAGGTTCTTCCACACAGCCTATCATCATAAGAAGCGTAGTCTTCCCTGCACCACTCGGTGCGACCAGCGCAACCAGCTCACCTTTGTCCACCTGAAAAGAGGCTCCCTCTATGACCCTTACCAGACTCTCGTCTTTTCCAAAATGTTTAACAATATTCTCTACTTTAATAGCCTGTTTTTCCATACCCTTAACCCCCTATCGCAGCTGCAGGGTCAGCCTTGATCACTTTTCGTATCCCCACCAGGGAAGCCAGGATCGAAGCAATAATAACGATGATAAACAGTGTCCATGCATCAGGTATCTCCAGCACAACCCGCTTGGGGAATTTACTGTAGATCAGATGTGAAAATATATTACCGAAGATGAAGGCCAGGAAACCAAGCAGCAGTGTCTCCTGCGCGATCATTTTGATGACCAGGCTGTTGGGAATACCAATCAGCTTCATGATCGATATCTCCTTCATCTTCTCCAGGGTCATCGTATAGATGATCAGTGCGATGATGATCGTTGAAACGACAACCAGTATGGCCGTGAACATCCCGATCTGCTTGGAGGCCCTTTCTACCAGGTTCTTGGTCAGTATGGTCTTTTGTTCTGCTGCGGTGTAAACGCTGTTATGCTTGAACCGTCTGATCTCCCTGGCCACTGTATTGACGTCGTAACCCGGCTTCACCCTTCCTACAATCGTGTTGACCATGAAAGCATCTCTGTTTTTGTACCCTCTCGCCCTGTCGCTTCTGATCCGGTTGTTTGTATAGGAAAACTGCAGATCCTGTGCATCTTTCAGTGAGACATAGACCAGAGGATCTCCTCCGGAAGATACGGTACCATGCGTCACACCCACTACAGTGTAGTCGTTACGGACCAAGTGAATCCTGTCACCCAGTTTGAAGCCGGTCTTGTCTGTAACCACGATCTCGTAGTGGTCTTTCCCAAGGGGGTGTCCCTCTATGATCCGCTCAGGATTGATAGGGTTAATCGTTCCGAAAGGGTCATACCCCACCGCTACTGCACGTACCGGTTTTGGCTTTTTGGGAAGCTGAAGGTTCTGAAAGGTCAACGCTTCGGCAGTCTCCATGCCATCAATGACACGCAGAGTATCTCTGAGGTCTTCGTGAATACGCGATGCTTCGGCAAAGGGTCCCAGCGTTCCTTCCTGCACGACCCACAGGTCAGCCTTGATATCGCCGAGCAGCACTTCAGCATCGACCATCATCCCCCTGTAGACACCGATCATAATAAGGACAATCCCCAGAAGCATCCCTACTCCCATAGCCGTTACAAGGAACTTGCCAAGGGTATGCTGGACGTCTTTTTGAGCCAGATTTATCATAAGTGTACCGACATCCCTTCTTTCAGCGCTTTTTTCTTCGGATCAGCCATCAGTATCACCGTTCTGGCATCGATCCCGGAGACAGCAACAGATTTATTGTCACGTGCCAGAACTTTTACCGTCATGAAATGTGCTTTGCCATCGTGGCTGGTCCATACACCCGGCGTCAACTTTTGATATACAATGGCATTTGCAGGCACTTTCAGCACCTGTTTCAGTTGGCTTGTCACAATGTTCACTTCAGCCTGCTCA
This DNA window, taken from Sulfurovum lithotrophicum, encodes the following:
- the msrA gene encoding peptide-methionine (S)-S-oxide reductase MsrA, translated to MPNLRKIILFLALSVAVLAKTQTIVFAAGCFWGVEKHFEHLDGVIKATSGYAGGNYENPTYREVLKRRNPKRGIINHAESVEVVYDDSKISTERLIKSFWELHNPTQPDGQGNDKGNNYRSALYYTNDAQKKIALATKEVYQKLLNKAGYGAITTEIKPLEKFYKAEEYHQNYLEKNPNGYCPNHATEVKFSNEKIMTDSISPLGGKEIVVIDAEHCRFCEKFKKNVTDHYKGTIPLRTVHQDQLKGFKLHTKIEGTPTVLFIIDGEEILSRVGYMNEKQFYKMVGKFKLGKDSKAFDVAFHKSTDNRFCKKYDEFKHTGDGVFRDKISGEILFDTRDRFNSGSGWLSFYKAVDGATIQKEDNAWGMHRVEIIAKKSGAHLGHVFNDAPDGRQRFCINATVLEFVPRDKIKK
- a CDS encoding response regulator transcription factor, with the protein product MQRKILLLEDDLQLNDTVKQFLEHHQYTVLPAYNGHQAKEILYETEVDLMLLDIKVPHQSGFNLLSEVRQEGNDTPAIFITSLHSVDDVSKGFDVGCDDYIRKPFALKELLVRIEAQLRKRYGSRDNHVDLGNGLNYYPKEFRLTLDGNTIPLKQKEAKLLALLLEHPDQLVTYDKIHAALWEFDEEPSAGSLRTYIKTLRSHLGKDRIETVKNIGYRFVSK
- a CDS encoding sensor histidine kinase, coding for MYRSERRSLFRFLAIYLLSTLILFTIGSAIFYTLEKHHLLDRQREAMKHEGEKIQHQLIRLHKSFEAKLPIRVKEPYKIALLDKDHTIIFSNFTPPKNIDLRQEYHLVDRHILYIKPVDPYYLGTAYLLLWTPVDGTAISHLQNMILLFMLGAGAFFLLLGYFLGRLFIAPMRESIETMNRFIQDTTHELNTPVSTILTNLELIQTLHKCDAKEEMQRIEIASKTLSRIYDDLTYLKLNHQYHRDIKTVDLSRLLQERLEYFSTAIEAKKLTLTIDIKPGVVLHIDHDDAIRLLDNLISNAIKYNQNEGRLDVLLDEKNFSIKDSGIGIDQAELTTIHKRFKRANSSEGGFGIGLDIVYQVVKAYSFNITIDSQKNRGTEVTVRWEK
- the chrA gene encoding chromate efflux transporter, yielding MKDQNRTNTDTGQDKNRSPAVVPSVLQLAWAFLIIGLTAYSVAMLQQLKALVVGKKWLSQKEMDEGLAMVQLYPGPIMFNLATYAAYRIKGFGGALIATFLFVLPSYLLMLLLSWLYLNYGNVGWVHPLFIALEAMVVGIIVHIALDFSKRYVQDGKTAFLAGIAFILMLYKINAFWLILLAMVLGVALFWRDKIGTNSKNNVETETAPIPGKWQWRLAAIILSGSVFIALMVLGLLWKNESGILLLSMFKVGAVAFGNGMTIMPLLQQEAVISHHWLTMKQFTDGIAFGQITPGPFLITATFIGYKVSGLTGSLLATVGMFYPSFFYTIVMSELYEKIKKNVLIQKALRGILAAFTGMLFFVVLSLGTISLVSSAAYIWAVGALIAVRYFQLNILWIFLIGIGAEALLYLAGFSVL
- a CDS encoding ABC transporter ATP-binding protein produces the protein MEKQAIKVENIVKHFGKDESLVRVIEGASFQVDKGELVALVAPSGAGKTTLLMMIGCVEEPTSGTVWLGDEKVYDNQWLTKETRKIRREKIGFIFQAHYLIPFLNVIENVTLIPQTNGVSEKEANKTAMELLEYFEIADKAHAMSSELSGGQNQRVAIARALANKPQIILADEPTAALDIERSVSVVKMLKKIAQEQNVAIIMVTHDGRLLPYCDRVLKIENRVVVSQETSSQEKIL
- a CDS encoding ABC transporter permease: MINLAQKDVQHTLGKFLVTAMGVGMLLGIVLIMIGVYRGMMVDAEVLLGDIKADLWVVQEGTLGPFAEASRIHEDLRDTLRVIDGMETAEALTFQNLQLPKKPKPVRAVAVGYDPFGTINPINPERIIEGHPLGKDHYEIVVTDKTGFKLGDRIHLVRNDYTVVGVTHGTVSSGGDPLVYVSLKDAQDLQFSYTNNRIRSDRARGYKNRDAFMVNTIVGRVKPGYDVNTVAREIRRFKHNSVYTAAEQKTILTKNLVERASKQIGMFTAILVVVSTIIIALIIYTMTLEKMKEISIMKLIGIPNSLVIKMIAQETLLLGFLAFIFGNIFSHLIYSKFPKRVVLEIPDAWTLFIIVIIASILASLVGIRKVIKADPAAAIGG